In Elusimicrobiota bacterium, one DNA window encodes the following:
- a CDS encoding uroporphyrinogen decarboxylase family protein, producing the protein MNSKQRVLTTFASKVPDRVPVNYFSNPGIDARLKQFYGLKPNDVEGLRIALGVDFRGINAPYRGAKLYEDIPARGVKVDNWGIHRRWVEHTTGGYWDFCDFPLKDADEHTIAEWRMPSPDDFDYSKIEENAKQRYGQYAVFTGSAGFGDIINANGMIRGTEQTLVDLITNDPAGLLLAQRRVDVQLEIIRRTLVAANGGIDFLWIGEDLGSQNAQIISRELYLKHIRPLHKKFVDLANTFGIPVMIHSCGSSSWAYNDFIEIGIKVVDTLQPEAKDMAPEYLKKSFGGKLAFHGCISTAGPVATGTVDEVVRYCRKTLEVMMPGGGYCFAPTHQLQDNSPTENVVAMYDTAKKYGGY; encoded by the coding sequence ATGAACTCAAAACAGCGTGTTTTAACAACATTTGCGTCAAAAGTGCCGGACCGCGTACCCGTGAATTATTTTTCAAATCCGGGGATTGATGCGCGGTTAAAACAGTTCTATGGGTTAAAACCTAATGACGTTGAAGGGTTGCGCATAGCGCTGGGGGTTGATTTCCGTGGGATCAACGCGCCTTATCGCGGGGCTAAATTGTATGAGGATATTCCCGCACGCGGGGTGAAGGTTGATAACTGGGGTATACACCGCCGCTGGGTGGAACATACTACCGGCGGGTACTGGGACTTCTGTGATTTTCCTCTAAAAGACGCGGATGAGCATACTATTGCCGAGTGGAGGATGCCGTCCCCTGATGATTTTGATTATTCAAAAATTGAGGAGAACGCAAAACAGCGGTATGGGCAATACGCAGTGTTTACCGGTAGTGCAGGGTTTGGGGATATTATTAACGCTAATGGTATGATCCGCGGGACTGAACAAACACTGGTTGATCTTATTACCAACGATCCTGCGGGGTTATTGCTAGCACAGAGAAGAGTGGATGTACAACTTGAAATCATACGCAGGACGTTAGTAGCTGCAAATGGCGGGATTGATTTTCTGTGGATCGGTGAGGATCTTGGCAGCCAGAACGCGCAGATAATCAGCCGTGAACTTTATCTTAAACATATACGCCCGTTACACAAAAAGTTTGTTGACCTCGCAAATACGTTTGGTATCCCTGTGATGATACATTCCTGCGGGTCAAGTAGCTGGGCATACAACGATTTTATTGAGATCGGTATCAAGGTTGTGGATACCCTTCAACCGGAAGCTAAGGATATGGCACCGGAGTACCTCAAGAAAAGTTTTGGCGGTAAGTTAGCGTTCCACGGGTGTATCTCCACCGCAGGGCCTGTCGCAACGGGTACTGTTGATGAGGTTGTCCGGTACTGCCGTAAAACTCTTGAAGTAATGATGCCCGGGGGTGGGTACTGTTTTGCGCCAACACATCAGTTACAGGATAATTCGCCAACTGAAAATGTTGTGGCAATGTACGATACTGCTAAAAAGTACGGGGGATACTGA
- a CDS encoding thioredoxin fold domain-containing protein: MQKYTRSLVVSVAAVLVVCISYTVTDMIISRSFVPSWVSNTFKQKKVKKKVVPTLVKFMSYKSAMNKTQKINKPVMVDVYTDWCGWCTRLDETTYNDKNVAALCKDKFYSVKVDGETPDGKKFCAAHNIQGFPTIMFIDSKGVEIDRIVGYLPAEVFIRELNKIVDGKKTFSALKELVKQTPEDGEVLCLLGKGYMERENYKDAIGLFEKAGILNYPGKNVEEIESSIISCNLGLKENVKALGLAEKFIVKNPTSTTVIYMYRVCAYIHKNNKDYKKAIPYVEKAFKPPYSFKELSAIYGLMGDKKNQALQKQKFDEFMKTQNALRQQQQQKQQQQPAKKGK, translated from the coding sequence ATGCAGAAGTACACGCGGTCACTGGTAGTCAGTGTAGCAGCAGTACTTGTTGTTTGTATTAGTTATACGGTAACGGATATGATAATCTCACGGTCGTTTGTTCCATCATGGGTATCAAATACGTTTAAACAAAAGAAGGTAAAGAAAAAAGTTGTGCCTACTCTCGTGAAATTTATGTCCTATAAGTCCGCAATGAATAAAACGCAGAAAATTAATAAGCCTGTAATGGTAGACGTTTATACTGACTGGTGCGGGTGGTGTACGCGTCTTGATGAAACCACGTATAACGATAAAAATGTTGCGGCCTTGTGTAAAGATAAGTTTTATTCCGTAAAAGTTGATGGCGAAACTCCGGATGGGAAAAAGTTTTGTGCTGCACATAATATCCAAGGGTTCCCTACAATCATGTTTATCGACAGTAAGGGTGTTGAGATTGACCGTATAGTAGGATACCTCCCGGCGGAAGTGTTTATCCGGGAACTTAATAAAATTGTTGACGGTAAGAAAACTTTTAGTGCGCTTAAGGAGTTGGTAAAACAAACACCCGAGGATGGCGAGGTTTTGTGTCTTCTAGGTAAAGGGTATATGGAACGGGAGAATTATAAGGACGCTATTGGATTATTCGAGAAAGCAGGGATCCTAAATTATCCGGGTAAGAATGTTGAAGAAATTGAGTCATCAATAATTAGTTGTAATTTAGGCTTGAAAGAAAATGTTAAAGCGCTGGGGTTAGCGGAAAAGTTTATTGTCAAGAATCCTACATCAACGACGGTAATATATATGTACCGCGTATGCGCGTATATTCACAAGAATAATAAGGATTATAAAAAAGCTATTCCCTATGTTGAAAAAGCGTTTAAGCCGCCGTATTCGTTTAAGGAACTTTCTGCTATCTACGGTTTGATGGGTGATAAAAAAAATCAAGCTCTGCAGAAACAAAAGTTTGATGAGTTTATGAAAACCCAGAACGCGTTGAGACAGCAGCAACAGCAAAAACAGCAGCAGCAGCCTGCTAAGAAGGGAAAGTAG
- a CDS encoding glycosyltransferase family 2 protein has translation MHGITAVLPAFNEAENLAFVVSELNATLCSAVREYEIIVVNDGSSDNTASVLAELQKKYSLLKTISFLSNQGYGRCFCAGVHSAKYEYVLFTDTDGQFVYSDLLKILPVSPEVDAYLGYRVNKQYGILRNLCSRIFNWLIRIVFGLKVRDINCAVKLYKKGVCIPDKLISRRFFVNAELLIRLHSRGCVVHEFPVTHRPRKTGVSTVRCIEVLNTFIDAARFVQSRVYEKK, from the coding sequence ATGCATGGAATAACCGCTGTACTGCCTGCATTTAACGAGGCAGAAAATTTGGCGTTTGTTGTAAGTGAACTAAACGCAACATTATGTTCAGCTGTGCGTGAGTACGAAATTATTGTTGTGAATGACGGTTCTTCTGATAATACCGCCTCAGTTCTTGCGGAGCTACAGAAAAAATATTCTTTACTCAAAACTATTAGTTTTTTAAGTAACCAGGGATACGGGCGGTGTTTTTGCGCTGGGGTACATTCAGCGAAGTATGAGTATGTGCTTTTCACGGATACTGACGGGCAGTTTGTGTATTCTGACCTCCTGAAAATATTGCCGGTATCACCGGAAGTTGATGCTTATCTCGGGTATCGCGTTAATAAACAATACGGTATACTCCGAAACTTGTGTTCCAGGATATTCAACTGGTTAATCCGTATAGTATTTGGTTTAAAAGTACGGGATATTAACTGCGCTGTTAAACTATACAAAAAAGGTGTGTGTATCCCGGATAAACTTATTTCCCGCAGGTTTTTTGTTAATGCTGAACTCCTTATAAGATTACACTCCCGGGGTTGTGTTGTTCATGAATTTCCGGTTACTCATCGTCCACGGAAAACAGGGGTTTCAACCGTAAGATGTATTGAAGTATTGAATACTTTTATCGATGCTGCGAGGTTTGTCCAAAGCCGTGTGTATGAAAAAAAGTGA